In Silene latifolia isolate original U9 population unplaced genomic scaffold, ASM4854445v1 scaffold_402, whole genome shotgun sequence, one genomic interval encodes:
- the LOC141639465 gene encoding guanylate kinase 3, chloroplastic, producing MLVRRFCNYISHSEINPLCNSPIFRGFLSSHKPFSSNTSIVSIISCENRGKLTLKRPRFVSHKLYSTNSKMGDARRPVSVPIPDIDKADRMEVLRALESSLGSSFSSNPSVPPPNPLIIVISGPSGVGKDAVIKRLREERENIHFVVTATSRPMRPGEVDGKDYYFVSKDQFLSMVQKDELLEHALVYGDYKGIPKQQIREFMAQGRDIVLRVDIQGALTLKRILGNSAVFIFVVAENEYAMVNRLIGRKTETREMLLVRIATAREEVKHVRNFDYVVVNAEGQLEVAVKLVESIIDAEKAKVRQKNVSI from the coding sequence ATGCTTGTTAGGAGATTTTGTAACTACATATCTCATTCTGAGATCAACCCACTTTGTAATTCTCCCATATTTCGTGGCTTTCTTTCTTCTCACAAACCTTTTTCCTCAAATACTTCAATTGTTAGCATAATTTCCTGTGAAAATAGAGGGAAATTGACCTTGAAACGCCCAAGATTTGTGTCCCACAAATTGTATTCAACGAATTCTAAAATGGGTGATGCCCGACGACCTGTCTCCGTTCCCATACCCGATATCGATAAGGCTGACCGGATGGAGGTGCTCCGAGCACTAGAATCCTCACTCGGTTCCAGTTTTAGTTCGAACCCATCCGTGCCTCCGCCAAACCCTTTGATTATTGTGATTAGCGGTCCGAGCGGAGTTGGGAAAGATGCAGTGATTAAGAGACTTAGGGAGGAAAGGGAGAACATACATTTTGTAGTGACAGCAACTAGTAGGCCAATGAGGCCAGGTGAAGTTGACGGGAAAGATTATTACTTTGTCTCAAAAGATCAGTTTTTGTCCATGGTTCAAAAAGACGAGCTTTTGGAGCATGCTTTGGTGTACGGGGATTATAAAGGGATTCCTAAGCAGCAAATTAGGGAGTTTATGGCTCAAGGCCGTGATATTGTGCTTAGGGTTGATATTCAGGGGGCTCTTACATTGAAGAGGATTTTAGGGAATTCTGCCGTCTTTATTTTCGTGGTGGCTGAAAATGAATATGCCATGGTTAATAGGTTAATTGGTAGGAAGACGGAAACGCGAGAGATGTTGTTAGTTAGGATTGCTACTGCTCGCGAGGAGGTTAAGCATGTTAGAAACTTTGACTATGTGGTTGTGAATGCGGAAGGGCAGCTTGAGGTTGCGGTCAAGCTGGTTGAGTCTATAATCGATGCAGAGAAGGCTAAAGTTAGGCAAAAGAATGTGAGCATTTAG
- the LOC141639467 gene encoding uncharacterized protein LOC141639467: MSAIQIKPDKNSMDHSSSDDGDVQLNMNDLKRLSDAYTQSITIFEPQTNSNESSNEKRDSSSATRPTTSRPGLVRAPEKRLTLFALRLAVLEKIATGLGTLGFIWATVVLLGGFAITLDKTDFWFITIILLIEGGRIFGRSHELEWQHQATWSLTDAGINSFRLLKSSSNTIWKGFKSIFRFKTQNDRHINKASITRTARRDKWDAQNLATRRWASSDVPLLPYASLVFVSRNISKILQWLQIVAAITCVVLSMMKIIKRNFGEIEKNDSDKRNRNAALLIFYGLALAEASFFLLEKFYWELKVIYCKVLEKVNEECEFGPSGIVSVKRFFYDAYSRCVEGSVFDGLKMDMVSFAMELLSSDTPEEQLMGARILRCFSTSERFADDTLQKIGITSSAVERLVEMLNWKDPQEEEIRHASAIILSKLAGKKQNSLRVAGIPGAMESISSLLYVSRISGPAIDGIGEKSIIVDQEHYGFWTFNHLGLLILKKLARDHDNCGKIGNTRGLLPKIIDFTCAGERLLKDENVTRSQILTVKRSLQVIKMLASTTGNTGKQLRKEIAEIVFTVSNIRDILKYGEKHPNLQKLGIEILTNLGMEDDASESIGGTGGVLRELMNIFLRNGMSESQAQVRTAAGEALAMLALESKHNCRCILKLGALEKLVEALNVTLLRVNAARILRNLCTYSAEDYFLDLNGITAVVPTVLNGIISEENKLQEVMVGLAARAFKFMTCEESNMVFQRGVIREIELANVLVEILKKHQYPPTRCPRIRRFTIELTIWMMKDKKSNISIFKNLGLVNEVENVLNTTSELESFNIFSGTVGLRRCRTTMHSLVETALHLLADM; this comes from the exons ATGTCAGCAATCCAGATTAAACCCGACAAAAACAGTATGGATCATAGTAGCTCTGATGACGGGGATGTTCAGTTGAACATGAATGACCTCAAACGGTTAAGCGATGCGTACACACAGAGCATTACCATATTTGAGCCTCAAACTAATAGTAACGAGAGTAGTAATGAAAAACGAGATAGTAGTAGTGCTACAAGGCCTACTACTTCAAGACCAGGATTGGTTCGAGCCCCAGAAAAAAGGCTCACCCTTTTTGCTCTACGCCTAGCTGTGCTTGAGAAGATAGCTACTGGGTTAGGAACCCTTGGCTTCATATGGGCTACTGTGGTTCTTCTTGGTGGATTCGCAATCACGTTAGACAAGACTGATTTCTGGTTCATAACAATCATCCTGTTGATTGAAGGAGGAAGGATATTTGGTAGAAGCCATGAACTTGAGTGGCAGCACCAAGCCACCTGGTCTCTTACAGATGCCGGGATTAATAGTTTTCGGCTATTAAAATCAAGCTCTAATACTATTTGGAAGGGTTTTAAGTCTATTTTTAGATTTAAAACTCAGAATGATAGACACATTAATAAAGCATCCATCACAAGGACAGCAAGACGCGACAAATGGGATGCTCAGAACCTGGCAACTAGGCGGTGGGCCAGCTCAGATGTTCCTCTCTTGCCTTATGCTTCATTAGTTTTTGTATCAAGGAACATTAGTAAGATTCTTCAGTGGCTCCAGATAGTAGCTGCAATCACATGTGTAGTTCTGTCAATGATGAAGATCATAAAGCGAAACTTTGGGGAAATAGAAAAGAATGATAGCGATAAAAGGAACAGAAATGCCGCTTTGCTCATCTTCTATGGTTTGGCTTTGGCGGAAGCTTCCTTCTTCTTGCTTGAAAAATTTTACTGGGAGTTGAAGGTAATTTACTGTAAAGTATTGGAAAAAGTGAATGAAGAATGTGAATTTGGACCGTCAGGAATAGTCTCAGTCAAGAGATTCTTTTATGATGCCTATTCTAGATGTGTGGAAGGAAGCGTTTTTGATGGGCTGAAGATGGATATGGTTTCTTTTGCCATGGAACTCTTGTCTTCAGATACACCAGAGGAGCAGCTAATGGGAGCTCGAATTCTTCGATGTTTTTCGACAAGTGAGAGATTTGCTGATGACACCCTGCAAAAGATAGGGATAACATCATCAGCTGTTGAAAGATTAGTTGAAATGCTGAACTGGAAAGACCCACAAGAAGAGGAGATCAGGCATGCATCAGCAATAATCTTGTCGAAACTAGCAGGAAAAAAGCAGAATTCCCTTCGAGTCGCAGGGATTCCCGGGGCTATGGAATCAATTTCTTCCCTGTTGTATGTTAGCAGAATCTCAGGCCCGGCAATTGATGGAATTGGAGAAAAAAGTATTATTGTGGATCAGGAGCACTATGGTTTCTGGACTTTTAATCATCTGGGACTCTTAATTCTCAAAAAGCTCGCTCGAGACCATGATAACTGTGGGAAAATAGGGAACACAAGGGGTCTCCTACCCAAAATTATAGACTTTACATGTGCCGGAGAGAGGCTTTTAAAGGATGAGAATGTCACCAGGTCTCAGATTCTGACAGTTAAAAGATCCCTGCAAGTAATAAAAATGCTGGCAAGTACAACAGGAAATACAGGGAAACAACTCCGAAAAGAGATAGCGGAGATTGTTTTCACAGTAAGCAACATACGAGACATATTAAAGTACGGGGAGAAACACCCAAATTTACAGAAACTAGGAATTGAAATTCTCACAAATTTAGGAATGGAAGATGATGCATCAGAGAGTATTGGAGGCACAGGTGGAGTCTTAAGGGAGTTGATGAATATTTTCTTAAGGAATGGGATGTCTGAAAGTCAGGCACAAGTTAGAACAGCAGCAGGAGAAGCTTTGGCCATGCTGGCATTGGAAAGCAAGCACAACTGTCGCTGCATCTTGAAACTGGGTGCACTAGAGAAACTAGTTGAAGCACTTAATGTTACGCTCCTCCGTGTAAATGCTGCAAGAATATTAAGGAATCTGTGCACCTACAGCGCAGAGGATTACTTCCTGGATTTGAATGGCATCACGGCTGTAGTACCGACT GTTCTTAATGGAATCATATCTGAAGAGAATAAACTTCAGGAAGTAATGGTTGGGTTAGCAGCGCGTGCTTTTAAATTCATGACTTGCGAAGAATCAAACATGGTTTTTCAGAGAGGTGTTATAAGAGAAATTGAGTTAGCAAATGTATTAGTTGAGATTCTGAAGAAACACCAATACCCACCAACCAGATGTCCTAGGATTCGTAGGTTTACCATCGAACTCACAATATGGATGATGAAAGACAAAAAATCAAACATAAGCATATTCAAGAATTTGGGACTAGTGAATGAAGTGGAGAATGTATTAAACACCACTTCAGAGCTAGAAAGTTTCAACATATTTTCAGGGACAGTGGGTCTAAGAAGGTGCAGAACAACAATGCATTCACTGGTTGAAACAGCACTTCATTTACTTGCAGATATGTGA